TTAAAGTCCTCTTTTTCGGATAATCCGATAAGTCATCAGACAGCAGAGGAGCGTGAGAGAGAGGCGGATAATGATCACGCTGACACCATTTGCGGTAAAATCATTGAAGAAAAATCCTTTGCTATTGGAAAGTTTCAATAAGATTCCTTCCGTTCCATCGGTTGAAATTGAAAAAATAGTTAGTATCTTATTCATCAGACCATCTCTGAAAATATTCATCAAAAAGTCTGGGGCCAAGAACATCCCTACAGAACTTGCAAATGTTGCTAAAGGCGACTTTGTCAAACTAGATATGAGGACCATCCTACCAATAATGAAGAGTAAACCAACAAACTGGAATAGAATAAGGCGAATCAACAATTCTAAGAGATTCATATGGACAGGGAATTGCAAAATATTATAAATGGTCGAAATCCATTCCAAATTCATCTGGACGCTGGTATCCCAACCACTCCAACCGAAGTAGGTCCCAAACACTAGCAAAATAAGGCTATTAACAAGGACAAATGTAAAGGTAGCAATTCCAAAAACAGATACAATTTTTGCAATTGTTAACTGGTTGCGACCATATTTGGTTGTTAGAAGCAATGAATCCATCTTTCTTGCTCGATCACCTGAGAAAACAGAGCAGCAAATATAGATTACAAATACCACCATTAAACTAAAAGCTGCATTTAAGGTATTAAACAACTTATGCCAAGGAGCAAAATTTCCCAGCTTTAACGTTTTTAAAGGGAAATGAGACTGCAGCTCTTCTTGTGACTTGAGGCTAATCCGGTCATAATGTAAGACATCGTCAGATTTATAAGTATCTGTTAAAATTTCTTGAGAATTCGATACGAGGCGATCAATGGCATACCAGGAAAACATATCATACAAATCATTCTGTTTGAAATAGGGCATATTCGCTGCATAGTCATTAACGATTTTATCCATTAACTCATCAGATAAATAATCAGTATGCTCTTCAGCAATCTTTTGTTTGATCACAACTGCTTGTTTCCCATGTATTCGATCAGCTGAAGATCCACTAATCTGCCCATCATTAAAAAAATTTGCATAAAACAATCCAGCTAAAACCAGTATAATAGCCAGTACTGCACCTAAAACTGACTTCTTTTTTAGTAATTTTTTCAATTCAAAAGGAACTAATGCTATCATCCATTTGCCTCCTCTCTAAAGTAATAGATATACAAATCTTCCAGACTTGGAATCACCCGCTGCGCCCCTTCGACAAGACTATCACTGCTAATAACCCGTAAGACGATACCGTCTGGTTCTATCCGCTCATTCACAATTACATAATCCCTTGCAAAACGCTGCCACTCACGTTCGGAAACACGAAATTCCCAAACTTGCCCCTCGATAAGTGAAAGAAGTTCCTTAGCACTACCTCTTTCCACAAAATTTCCATCTTTTAAGATTAGGATCTCCTTGGCTATCGCCTCTACGTCCGATACGATGTGGGTAGATAAGAGGATGATTTTATCAGCCGATAGCTCACTGATAATATTTCTGAATTTCACCCTTTCCTTGGGATCCAGTCCCACTGTTGGCTCATCTAAAATCAATATTTTAGGATTATTGAGAAGTGCCTGCGCAATGCCCAGTCTTTGCTTCATACCACCTGAATAGGAAGCAATCTTCTTTTTCCGAACATCGTATAAACCAGTAAGTTTCAAAAACTTATCGCTCTCTACTCTGGCTTGTTTCTTCGTCATACCCTTAAGAGCGGCCATATATAGAAGGAAATCGAGCCCCGTAAAGTTATGATAATAAGAAAAATCTTGTGGCAAGAATCCAAGATACTGGATATACTCTTCTGTATGTGATGCCCCATCA
This genomic window from Streptococcus cristatus AS 1.3089 contains:
- a CDS encoding ABC transporter permease subunit, coding for MIALVPFELKKLLKKKSVLGAVLAIILVLAGLFYANFFNDGQISGSSADRIHGKQAVVIKQKIAEEHTDYLSDELMDKIVNDYAANMPYFKQNDLYDMFSWYAIDRLVSNSQEILTDTYKSDDVLHYDRISLKSQEELQSHFPLKTLKLGNFAPWHKLFNTLNAAFSLMVVFVIYICCSVFSGDRARKMDSLLLTTKYGRNQLTIAKIVSVFGIATFTFVLVNSLILLVFGTYFGWSGWDTSVQMNLEWISTIYNILQFPVHMNLLELLIRLILFQFVGLLFIIGRMVLISSLTKSPLATFASSVGMFLAPDFLMNIFRDGLMNKILTIFSISTDGTEGILLKLSNSKGFFFNDFTANGVSVIIIRLSLTLLCCLMTYRIIRKRGL
- a CDS encoding ABC transporter ATP-binding protein, encoding MKLEMIGISKSYGSKSVLKDISCEFTEGVYGLLGANGTGKTTLMNIICDLIKPSQGRIKCDGASHTEEYIQYLGFLPQDFSYYHNFTGLDFLLYMAALKGMTKKQARVESDKFLKLTGLYDVRKKKIASYSGGMKQRLGIAQALLNNPKILILDEPTVGLDPKERVKFRNIISELSADKIILLSTHIVSDVEAIAKEILILKDGNFVERGSAKELLSLIEGQVWEFRVSEREWQRFARDYVIVNERIEPDGIVLRVISSDSLVEGAQRVIPSLEDLYIYYFREEANG